The Pseudoxanthomonas sp. genome segment TGCTGGTGGCGCTGTCGATGACGGCGCTGGCGATCCTGACCCTGTCGCCCACCGTGTCGGGCCAGTTCGAGACGCTTATCGAGATGGTGGTGGTGCTGGTGGTGATGGCCTATGCCACCGCCGGCCTGAGCCTGCTGCTGGGTGCACCGGGACGACGCCCGAGCGCGCGCGACCGCGTGATCGGCATGGGCGCCCTGGTGGCCTGCGGCCTGCTGGTCTATTCCACGCCGGTGAGCACGCTGGTCGGCGGCATGGTCATCGCCCTGCTCGCGCTGGCGGCCTATCGCGGGTTCGCGCGGCGCGGCAAGCCCTGAGGCCCGGCGGTCCGGTCCACACCCCGCAGGCTAGAATGCGCGCATGAGCGCACTCCCCTACGACGCCGAACGGCTGCGCGCGCGCGCGCACTCCATCATCGCCAATGTCCGCGAGCTGTCGCAGCTCGGCTGGACGCCGGCCACCAGCAGCAACTTCTCCGAACGCCTGGACGAGCGCCATGCGGCGATCACGGTCTCCGGCCGCGACAAGGGTCGGCTCGTGGAGGCGGACATCATGGTGGTCGACTTCGATGGCAAGGCCTTCGGCAGCGACCATCGCCCGTCGGCGGAAACGCTGCTGCACACGCAGCTGTACCGGCGCTACCCGGAGATCGGCTGCGTCCTGCACACCCATTCGCTGGTGCAGACGGTGGCCTCGCGCCTGTTCGCGGGCGCCGGCCACGTCCGCCTGGAGGGCTTCGAGCTGCTGAAGGCCTTCCATGGCAACAGCACGCATGAAATGGCGATCGACGTGCCGGTGTTCGCCAACACCCAGGACATGCCCACGCTCGCGGCGCAGGTGGACGCCCTGCTCGACAACCAGCCGTTGTGGGGCTACCTGATCGACGGCCACGGCCTGTACGCCTGGGGCCGCACGATGGCCGAGGCGCGGCGCCATCTGGAAGCGTTCGAGTTCCTGTTCGCGGCGGAACTGGAGCTGCGCAAGCTCGGCTGCCGGCGCTGATAGCCTGCCGTTATCGTTGCGTTCCGTTTCCGCAACAGGGCCGGGCGACCGGGTTTGCTACCCTTGGCATCCCCCCGCCGCCTGACGCCACCGCCATGAGCCGACTGCGCATCTTCAGCGAATCCGACCCGGCCACGCCGGAGTTCGCCAGCTACGACCCCGATTTCATCGCCGCCGAACTGAAGAAGATCGGCGTGACCTTCGAGCGATGGAAGGCGAACAAGGCCATCGAGCCGGGCGCGCCCGCCGAGGACGTGATCGACGCCTATCGCGCCGACATCGACCGGCTGGTGGCCGAGCGCGGCTTCAAGACCGTGGACGTGGTCAGCATCGCGCCGGACAACCCGCAGCGCGAGGCGATGCGCGCCAAGTTCCTGGACGAGCATTACCACAAGGAAGACGAAGTGCGTTTCTTCGTCGCCGGCTCGGGCCTGTTCACCCTGCACGTGGGCGACAAGGTCTATGAAGTGGAATGCGTGAAGGACGACCTGATCGCCGTGCCCGACAGCACCCTGCACTGGTTCGACATGGGACCGGAGCCGAGCTTCGTCGCCATCCGCTTCTTCACCGAGCCGGACGGCTGGGTGGGCCACTTCACCGGCACTACGCTGGCGCAGCAGTTCCCGCGCTACGACGGCCCGACCGAACGCTGAGCCCCCTCTCCCCTGGGGTTGGGGTGAGGGTCCGGCGACTCGACGGCGATGAACCGTCGCGCCAAGGATCGGCGCCTGCTGCTCTCCCATCGTTCCCCATGAACAGCGCAGCGGAGCAAGCTCCGCTCTACAGCCACCTCGAAGATCACCATGCCCGTTTCCGCCATCCTCACCGACATCGAAGGCACCACCAGCAGCATCTCGTTCGTGAAGGACGTGCTGTTCCCGTATGCGCGCCGTGCCCTGCCCGGCTTCGTGCGCGAACACGGGCAGGATCCGGATGTGCGACGCTGGCTCGACGTGGTGGCCACCGAGCATGGCAGCATCTGCAGCGACGACGTCATCGTGGAAACGCTGCAGGGCTGGATCGACCAGGACCGCAAGCACACGGCGCTGAAGGCGCTGCAGGGCATGATCTGGCAGGCCGGCTACCGCGACGCCGACTTCACCGCCCACATCTATCCGGACGCCGCACCCGCGCTGCGCGACTGGCATGCGCAGGGGTATCCGCTGTATGTCTACTCGTCCGGCTCGGTGGCGGCGCAGAAGCTGTTCTTCGGCCACAGCGATGCCGGCGACCTGACGCCGCTGTTTTCCGACTGGTTCGATACCGAAGTCGGCGGCAAGCGCGAGGCGGACAGCTATCGCGCGATCGCCGCGCGTATCGGGCAGCCGGCGGACACGATCCTGTTCCTCTCCGATGTGGTCGAAGAACTGGATGCCGCCCGCGAGGTCGGCCTGCAGACCTGCCTGATCGACCGGCGGGACGACTATCCGACGCCGCGCGAAGGCGACGCCGCCCACGGCCACGCGCGCGTCGCCTCGTTCGCCGACATCGCGCTTCCGCGCTGAGGCCCCCCATGGCATCGCAGCGTACGGCCACGCTGACCGGGCTGGCCGCGATCCTGCTGTGGGCGTCGCTGGCGGTGCTGACCACCGCCACTGGCGACCTGCCGCCGTTCCAGGTGCTGGCGATCGGTTTCGGTGTGGCGGCCATCCTGGGACTGCTGCGTGCCGTCATGCGAGGGCGCAGCGGACTTCGCGAACTGCGCCAGCCTGTTGCCGCGCTGGCCCTGTCCACGCTCGCCCTGTTCGGCTACCACGCGCTGTACTTCATCGCGTTGAAACGCGCGCCTGCGGTGGAAGCGAACCTGCTCAACTACTTATGGCCGCTGCTGATCGTGGTGTTTGCCGGCCTGCTGGGCGGCGTGAGCGTGCGCCGGGGCCAGTGGATCGGAACCTGGTTGGGGATGCTTGCGGCGGCGCTGCTGGTCACGCGCGGCAACTGGCTGCAGGTGGACCCGGCGCATCTTCCCGGCTATCTGGCGGCGCTGGGCGCGGCGGTGATCTGGGCGGCGTATTCGGTCCTCAACCGCCGCTTCGCCGACGTACCGACCGCCGCCATCACCGTCGGCTGTGCCGGCGTGGCGCTACTGGGTGCGCTGTGCCACCTGCTGTACGAACACACCGTCGCGCCTACGACGCTGCAATGGGCCGTGCTCGTGGTGATGGGCATGGGTCCGGTCGGCGCCGCCTTCTGGCTGTGGGACCACGGCACCAAGCATGGCGACATCGCCCTGCTGGGCAGCCTGTCGTATCTGGCGCCCCTGCTGTCCACGCTGTTGCTGGTCGCGTCGGGCCGCGCGCAGGCGCACCCGATCCAGGCGGTCGCCATCGCGCTGTTGCTGGCCGGCGCGTGGCTCAGCGTCAGGGCGAGCCGGCCGCAGCGCTGAGCGCGTTTCGCACCTCATTGCTG includes the following:
- a CDS encoding methylthioribulose 1-phosphate dehydratase, producing the protein MSALPYDAERLRARAHSIIANVRELSQLGWTPATSSNFSERLDERHAAITVSGRDKGRLVEADIMVVDFDGKAFGSDHRPSAETLLHTQLYRRYPEIGCVLHTHSLVQTVASRLFAGAGHVRLEGFELLKAFHGNSTHEMAIDVPVFANTQDMPTLAAQVDALLDNQPLWGYLIDGHGLYAWGRTMAEARRHLEAFEFLFAAELELRKLGCRR
- a CDS encoding acireductone dioxygenase, producing MSRLRIFSESDPATPEFASYDPDFIAAELKKIGVTFERWKANKAIEPGAPAEDVIDAYRADIDRLVAERGFKTVDVVSIAPDNPQREAMRAKFLDEHYHKEDEVRFFVAGSGLFTLHVGDKVYEVECVKDDLIAVPDSTLHWFDMGPEPSFVAIRFFTEPDGWVGHFTGTTLAQQFPRYDGPTER
- the mtnC gene encoding acireductone synthase, coding for MPVSAILTDIEGTTSSISFVKDVLFPYARRALPGFVREHGQDPDVRRWLDVVATEHGSICSDDVIVETLQGWIDQDRKHTALKALQGMIWQAGYRDADFTAHIYPDAAPALRDWHAQGYPLYVYSSGSVAAQKLFFGHSDAGDLTPLFSDWFDTEVGGKREADSYRAIAARIGQPADTILFLSDVVEELDAAREVGLQTCLIDRRDDYPTPREGDAAHGHARVASFADIALPR
- a CDS encoding DMT family transporter; translated protein: MASQRTATLTGLAAILLWASLAVLTTATGDLPPFQVLAIGFGVAAILGLLRAVMRGRSGLRELRQPVAALALSTLALFGYHALYFIALKRAPAVEANLLNYLWPLLIVVFAGLLGGVSVRRGQWIGTWLGMLAAALLVTRGNWLQVDPAHLPGYLAALGAAVIWAAYSVLNRRFADVPTAAITVGCAGVALLGALCHLLYEHTVAPTTLQWAVLVVMGMGPVGAAFWLWDHGTKHGDIALLGSLSYLAPLLSTLLLVASGRAQAHPIQAVAIALLLAGAWLSVRASRPQR